In Listeria monocytogenes, the following proteins share a genomic window:
- a CDS encoding YxeA family protein — MKKGLFGLLAAIFVLTMVVIEFSAPIGSAANTYYVTIKNDGKEVTKSKFKGYSFQESCLDNQGNSHKVNFMSTTQLKKNKQYKIVVQDNELLVQAKEINSVPLASSK; from the coding sequence ATGAAAAAGGGACTTTTCGGTTTACTGGCTGCAATTTTTGTATTAACAATGGTTGTAATTGAATTTTCAGCACCAATTGGATCAGCAGCAAATACATATTACGTTACAATCAAAAACGATGGAAAAGAAGTTACTAAGTCAAAATTTAAAGGGTACTCTTTCCAAGAATCGTGTTTAGATAATCAAGGAAACAGTCACAAAGTTAACTTCATGTCAACAACACAACTTAAAAAGAATAAGCAGTATAAAATCGTCGTTCAAGACAACGAATTACTCGTCCAAGCCAAGGAAATAAACAGTGTTCCGCTTGCAAGTAGTAAATAA
- a CDS encoding peptide ABC transporter substrate-binding protein, which yields MHKTARKMVVALSLLCLLALTACQSGNKGENEKVTSDKKAKVVNIMETSGIPNASPTLADNSVSFRVINQIFEGLYRLDKNGKPALALAASEPEEKDGGKTLIFKIREDANWSNGDPVTAHDFEYAWKKVVDPKTAAAYGPQMEEIVKNATQILKGEMSPDELGIKALDDKTLQIELENPVPIFKELLTTGTFFPENQAFVEKQGDRYGTKSDTLISNGPYKLENWNGTNMTWDYVKNPTYWDKKNVPTEKIHVTVVKDTNAALNLYNTNKLDRVELDGEFVKQYKDDKNFHKEATGRSVYMKMNQGKDGVKTDLANLNLRRGLAMAIDKTGMVNTLLANGSKALNGDVPGDIMFDPETKEDYRKQNGDLLKFDQQEATNAWKQGLKEIGKTELTLTLTSGDTSLQRKQTEFIQNQLEENLPGLTIKLKNVTNQASFQADVTQDFELLLGGWGGDYQDPLTYLNLFLTNSPGNHTGFSDAKYDELVLGAKGKLSADPEKRWQALLEAEQILLKDNAVLIPLYQGGRAYLQKSNLKNYTTYPIGSENYKWIEKN from the coding sequence TTGCATAAAACAGCCAGAAAAATGGTAGTGGCACTCAGTTTATTATGTTTACTAGCACTTACAGCATGTCAGTCTGGCAATAAAGGGGAAAATGAAAAAGTAACATCGGACAAGAAAGCCAAAGTGGTTAACATCATGGAAACGAGTGGAATTCCGAATGCAAGTCCAACACTCGCAGACAATAGCGTAAGTTTCCGAGTAATCAATCAAATTTTTGAAGGATTATATCGATTAGATAAAAACGGGAAACCGGCACTCGCTCTAGCTGCCAGTGAACCTGAAGAAAAAGATGGCGGGAAAACACTTATTTTTAAAATTCGCGAAGATGCTAATTGGTCCAATGGCGACCCAGTGACGGCGCATGATTTTGAATACGCTTGGAAAAAAGTGGTGGATCCAAAAACAGCCGCTGCATACGGACCACAAATGGAGGAAATCGTCAAAAATGCTACCCAAATTTTGAAAGGTGAAATGTCACCGGATGAACTTGGAATCAAAGCGTTAGACGACAAAACGCTACAAATCGAACTAGAAAACCCAGTGCCAATTTTCAAAGAACTCCTAACGACTGGGACATTCTTCCCGGAAAATCAAGCATTTGTAGAAAAACAAGGTGACCGTTATGGGACTAAAAGCGACACATTGATTTCCAACGGCCCGTATAAATTAGAAAATTGGAATGGAACAAATATGACATGGGATTACGTTAAAAATCCGACTTACTGGGATAAAAAGAACGTTCCAACTGAAAAAATCCATGTAACTGTTGTAAAAGATACTAATGCAGCTTTAAACTTATACAATACAAACAAATTGGACCGCGTAGAGCTTGATGGTGAATTTGTTAAACAATACAAAGATGATAAAAACTTCCATAAAGAAGCAACCGGACGCTCTGTTTATATGAAAATGAACCAAGGCAAAGACGGTGTGAAAACGGATTTAGCTAACTTAAACTTGCGTCGCGGTTTAGCGATGGCTATCGATAAGACTGGCATGGTCAACACACTACTTGCCAATGGATCTAAAGCATTAAACGGGGATGTTCCCGGTGATATCATGTTTGACCCAGAAACAAAAGAAGATTACCGTAAACAAAACGGCGACTTACTCAAGTTTGACCAACAAGAAGCTACAAACGCATGGAAGCAAGGCTTGAAAGAAATCGGGAAAACCGAATTAACACTTACGTTAACAAGTGGCGACACATCCTTGCAACGCAAACAAACAGAATTTATCCAAAATCAATTAGAAGAAAACCTTCCTGGACTAACAATCAAATTAAAAAATGTCACAAACCAAGCGAGTTTCCAAGCAGACGTGACACAAGATTTTGAACTGTTACTAGGCGGATGGGGTGGCGATTATCAAGATCCGCTCACATACCTCAACCTATTCTTAACAAACAGCCCTGGGAACCACACAGGCTTCTCGGATGCTAAATACGATGAATTAGTCCTAGGAGCCAAGGGTAAACTTTCGGCAGATCCAGAAAAAAGATGGCAAGCACTACTAGAAGCGGAACAAATTTTACTTAAAGATAACGCCGTGCTTATCCCGCTATACCAAGGTGGCCGCGCGTACTTGCAAAAAAGTAATCTGAAAAACTACACCACGTATCCAATCGGTTCAGAAAACTACAAATGGATTGAAAAAAATTAA